From Plasmodium chabaudi chabaudi strain AS genome assembly, chromosome: 12, the proteins below share one genomic window:
- a CDS encoding ubiquitin fusion degradation protein 1, putative (term=annotation;date=20111028;qualifier=removed_product=conserved Plasmodium protein, unknown function;qualifier=added_product=ubiquitin fusion degradation protein ufd1, putative;curatorName=ucb@sanger.ac.uk;~pfam_scan;Pfam:PF03152.10; E()=2.7E-40;score=137.5;query 65-234;description=UFD1;~iprscan;InterPro:IPR004854 : Ubiquitin fusion degradation protein UFD1;Pfam:PF03152; score=2.9E-40;query 73-234;description=Ubiquitin fusion degradation protein Ufd1-like) has translation MDDDFARALNKFNSNRLFNKHNIIKNVNKTTERSQNKKQSILNKLKEDLELEYIHNSNNKICQKFLTLCLRKSSGKLNDHSDKIILPVSILKTLEKGTYSNEVSFPYTFSLKNVQNNYMTHACVLEFSSSEGIIEVSENIKENLGIFEKNGVIRILVTYANLSKCDFIKFESLNENINDIKFMKNLLENQLSLNYSTLTLGDYVHINNLKFYISELEPDNAVSLINTDITVDICERTNINGNQINFFSNDIKAGNNNNPYEIINNTQVNISNTINREFKKYKFIINYNILELLKKGNISINISLKSEDINKFNIFISFPPYDDVSETVHHLHFDDCSDQIKIDKEIIQKCLKYHFIYFQTEGKNETTQSTTTTSANDNNNLLCCDNYDANNFTQNFSQDYSEILEYVYDQFFPHIIFLGISSNGNRPVEYNLSTNIIENALSSTKDIDIKKSVNSMIHNQNYIKCDNCLKDILEYNINMHKIHCIKNFSICNICKQSFKKNELINHIHCDLCNEGMDINDKNKHNLIWHVKIKCLCEKSFYRKQFIYHQKLFCPKKIIFCPFCNIFTAHTTNIYDEDFIIANFFGQLDNKQINSICPNNSGHINPNFETKSINYYVNLLHNNFTYFLKYIKNSEHEKYCGSKSISCIICKKNMYRNLYLTHLISVHNFTKIDAFKIINENIQIH, from the exons atggaTGATGATTTCGCACGGgctttaaataaattcaaCTCGAATcgtttatttaataaacataatataataaagaatgTCAATAAAACAACAGAGAGAAGTCAGAACAAAAAACAATCGATCTTAAACAAGTTAAAGGAAGATTTAGAATTagaatatattcataactcgaataataaaatttgtcaaaaatttttaacattGTGCCTAAGAAAAAGTTCaggaaaattaaatgatcaTTCagacaaaattatattg CCTGTCTCTATATTGAAAACTCTTGAAAAAGGGACATATAGTAATGAAGTAAGTTTCCCTTATACATtcagtttaaaaaatgtccaaaataattatatgactCATGCATGTGTTTTAGAGTTTAGTTCAAGTGAAGGGATAATTGAAGTTTCAGAAAACATAAAAGAGAATTTAggaatatttgaaaaaaatggagTAATACGTATTTTAGTAACTTATGcaaatttatcaaaatgtgattttataaaatttgaatcattaaatgaaaatataaatgatataaaatttatgaaaaatttattagaaAATCAATTAAGTTTAAATTATAGTACACTAACTTTAGGTGACTATgtacatattaataatttaaaattttatattagtgAATTAGAACCAGATAATGCAGTATCTTTAATAAATACAGATATAACTGTTGATATATGTGAACGAACAAATATTAATGGAAatcaaattaattttttttcaaatgatattaaagctggtaataataataatccatatgaaataataaataacacTCAAGTAAATATTAGTAACACTATTAATAgagaatttaaaaaatacaaatttataattaattacaACATATtagaattattaaaaaaaggtaacatttctataaatatatctttaaaATCGGAAGATatcaataaatttaatatttttatttcttttccaCCTTATGATGATGTGTCTGAAACAGTACACCATTTACATTTTGATGATTGTTCTGATCAGATTAAGATAGACAAAGAGATTAttcaaaaatgtttaaagtatcattttatttattttcaaaccGAAGGAAAAAACGAAACTACCCAATCAACCACTACTACTTCTGCTAATGACAACAATAATCTCTTATGCTGTGATAATTATGATGCGAATAATTTTACTCAAAATTTTTCTCAAGATTATTCCGAAATTTTGGAATACGTATATGATCAATTTTTTCcgcatataatatttcttgGCATATCATCAAATGGTAACAGGCCAGTGGAATATAACTTATCGACTaatataatagaaaatGCATTAAGCTCTACCAAAGATAtagacataaaaaaaagtgttAACAGTATGATACATAaccaaaattatataaaatgtgatAACTGTCTTAAAGATATTcttgaatataatataaatatgcataaaatacattgtataaaaaatttctctatatgtaatatttgtaaacaatcatttaaaaaaaatgaacttATAAATCATATACATTGTGATTTATGTAATGAAGGAATggatataaatgataaaaataaacataatcTCATATGgcatgtaaaaataaaatgcttATGTGAAAAATCTTTTTATAGaaaacaatttatttatcaccaaaaattattttgtccaaaaaaaataattttttgtccATTTtgcaatatatttactgCACACactacaaatatttatgatgaagattttattattgctaACTTTTTTGGTCAGCTggataataaacaaattaacaGTATTTGTCCAAATAATAGTGGACATATTAATCCAAATTTTGAAACAAAATCAATTAATTACTATGTAAACTTgttacataataattttacttattttttaaaatatataaaaaattcagaacatgaaaaatattgtgGATCCAAATCAATTTCTTGtataatttgtaaaaaaaatatgtacagaaatttatatttaactCATTTAATTTCAGTTCATAATTTCACCAAAATTGATGcctttaaaattattaacgAAAATATCCAAATACactaa